The Dehalococcoidia bacterium genome includes a region encoding these proteins:
- the gmd gene encoding GDP-mannose 4,6-dehydratase, which translates to MATKRAMITGITGQDGSYLAELLLSKGYEVIGMLRRSSTVNFERISHIQDRITLATFDLLDFYSIVHALREYRPHEVYNLAAQSFVQTSFTQPVLTGETTALGVTRVLDAIRVVDPSIRFYQASSSEMFGKVVETPQRETTPFYPRSPYGVAKVYGHWITVNYRESYGLHATSGILFNHESERRGLEFVTRKISYGVARIKLGLDRTLALGNLEARRDWGYAPDYVEAMWLMLQQDEPDDYVIATGETHSVREFAELAFSHVGLDYRDHVVIDERLMRPAEVDLLVGDASKARRVLGWRPRTNFETLVRRMVDADLALLRRQIEGPVYR; encoded by the coding sequence ATGGCGACCAAGCGAGCAATGATCACCGGGATCACCGGCCAAGACGGCTCGTACTTGGCGGAGTTACTGCTCTCCAAGGGCTACGAAGTGATCGGCATGCTGCGCCGGAGCAGCACGGTCAACTTCGAGCGCATCAGTCACATCCAAGATCGGATCACGCTCGCCACCTTTGACCTGCTGGATTTCTATTCCATCGTCCATGCGCTGCGCGAGTACCGGCCCCACGAGGTGTACAACCTTGCTGCGCAGTCGTTCGTCCAAACCTCGTTTACGCAGCCGGTGCTGACCGGCGAGACCACGGCGCTCGGCGTCACGCGCGTGCTGGATGCGATCCGGGTGGTCGACCCCTCGATCCGCTTCTACCAAGCGAGCAGCAGCGAGATGTTCGGCAAGGTGGTCGAGACGCCGCAGCGGGAGACGACCCCGTTCTATCCGCGCAGTCCCTATGGCGTTGCCAAGGTGTACGGCCACTGGATCACGGTCAACTATCGCGAGAGCTACGGCCTGCATGCCACCTCGGGCATCCTGTTCAATCATGAGTCGGAGCGCCGCGGCCTCGAATTTGTGACTCGCAAGATCAGCTACGGCGTGGCGCGGATCAAGCTCGGGCTCGACCGCACTCTTGCGCTAGGGAACCTTGAGGCGCGGCGCGACTGGGGCTATGCGCCGGACTATGTCGAAGCGATGTGGCTGATGCTGCAGCAGGACGAGCCGGACGACTATGTCATTGCGACGGGGGAGACCCATTCCGTGCGCGAGTTCGCCGAGCTCGCCTTCAGCCATGTCGGGCTGGACTACCGCGACCATGTCGTGATCGACGAGCGCCTCATGCGCCCTGCCGAAGTGGACCTGCTTGTTGGCGATGCGAGCAAGGCGCGGCGGGTTCTTGGCTGGCGGCCGCGGACGAATTTCGAGACCTTAGTGCGGCGCATGGTCGATG